From the Solanum pennellii chromosome 4, SPENNV200 genome, one window contains:
- the LOC107017912 gene encoding extensin-1-like: MGKMASLVATLLVVLVSLSLASESSANYQYSSPPPPVHVYPSPPHHPLYKSPPPHHHHPVYKSPPPSEKPHYPPHTPVYKSPPPHHHHPVYKSPPPSTPVYKSPPPPKTPHYPPHTPVYKSPPPRHHHPVYKSPPPPTPVYKSPPPPKDPHYPPHTPVYKSPPPPTPVYKSPPPPKEPHYPPHTPVYKSPPPPTPVYKSPPPPKRPYHPPPTPYHPTPVYKSPPPPTPVYKSPPPPTPVYKSPPPPVKPYHPAPIYKSPPPPTPVYKSPPPPVKPYHPAPVYKSPPPPTPVYKSPPPPVKPYHPTPVYKSPPPPTPVYKSPPPPVKPYHPSPTPYHPTPVYKSPPPPTPVYKSPPPPVKPYHPSPTPYHPKPVYKSPPPPTPVYKSPPATHYVYSSPPPPYHY; the protein is encoded by the coding sequence ATGGGGAAAATGGCCTCTCTAGTTGCTACTCTTTTAGTGGTTTTAGTGTCACTTAGCTTAGCTTCTGAAAGCTCAGCAAATTACCAATACTCATCTCCTCCACCACCAGTGCATGTCTATCCATCACCACCCCACCATCCACTATATAAGTCTCCTCCACCACACCATCACCATCCTGTTTACAAGTCTCCACCACCATCTGAGAAGCCACACTACCCTCCACACACCCCCGTTTACAAGTCTCCTCCACCACACCATCACCATCCCGTTTACAAGTCCCCACCACCTTCAACTCCTGTTTACAAGTCGCCACCACCACCTAAGACGCCACACTACCCTCCACATACACCAGTTTATAAGTCTCCTCCTCCACGCCATCATCATCCCGTTTACAAGTCTCCACCACCTCCAACTCCTGTTTACAAGTCACCACCACCACCCAAGGACCCACACTACCCTCCACACACCCCAGTTTACAagtcaccaccaccaccaactcCGGTTTACAAGTCTCCACCACCTCCGAAAGAACCACACTACCCACCACATACACCAGTGTACAAgtctccaccaccaccaactCCAGTGTACAAGTCACCACCACCACCCAAGAGGCCATACCATCCTCCACCAACACCATATCATCCCACACCAGTTTATAAgtctccaccaccaccaactCCAGTGTACAAGTCACCACCACCCCCAACTCCCGTTTACAagtcaccaccaccaccagtgAAGCCATACCATCCCGCACCAATATACAAGTCTCCACCACCCCCAACTCCCGTTTACaaatcaccaccaccaccagtgAAGCCATACCATCCTGCACCAGTATACAAGTCACCACCACCTCCAACACCCGTTTACAagtcaccaccaccaccagtgAAGCCATACCATCCTACACCTGTATACAAgtctccaccaccaccaactCCCGTCTACAagtcaccaccaccaccagtgAAGCCATATCATCCCTCACCAACACCATACCACCCTACACCAGTATACAAgtctccaccaccaccaactCCCGTTTACAAGTCCCCACCACCACCAGTAAAGCCATACCACCCTTCACCAACACCATACCATCCTAAACCAGTATACAAgtctccaccaccaccaactCCAGTCTACAAGTCTCCACCAGCAACCCACTATGTTTACTCCTCTCCCCCTCCTCCCTACCATTACTAA